Genomic window (Acidimicrobiia bacterium):
CAGTTCAAGCTCCCGGATGAGCAGGCCGGCCATGATCGTCTTGCCGGCGCCGGCGTCGTCGGCCAGCAAGAACCGGACTCGGGCGAGTTTGAGCAGGTGATCGTAGACAGCCTCTAGTTGGTGCGGCAGGGGGTCCACCCGAGAGATGGACAGGCCGAAGTACGGGTCGAACTCGTAGGCGATGCCGAGGGAATACGCTTGCAGCCCGAGCCGGACAAGGCGCCCGTCGCCGTCGTAGGAGTGTCGAGCATCGAGGATGGTGAGGGCCTCGATATCGCGAGTCGTGAGGATGACGCTGCGGAACCGCTCCGACTGCGTGCCGACCAACCCCACCACCCACGTGTCCGGGCCGTTCGGGCGCACGGTCTCCACGCGCATTGGCTCGTCGAACAGCGAACCGGAGAGAATCTGGCCTTCAGCTAGGATCTTCTCGCTCATCTCCGAGTTTTCTTTGGCAACAACGGCTCCGTCTCCTCCTCCGTACTAGCACTTCCATCATCTCCACCAAACTTCTCAGCGGAAAATGTAGTCGCCCGTTTGCCGTCGTCTTGTTGATCACAGAGAGATCTCGTTGATCACAGAGAGATAGGTAATAAAGCCTCCCTAAGTCTGTTGGCCGCGCCTCGGTTCGTGTAATCGTCCAAGCCCCAAGTTGGTGGCCAAACGTTGTCATTAATCATGGCAACAGGTACCGACATTTTGGTGTGGAAGCATCGGGAACCAGGTCCCAAGGCCGCACGAACGACGCTTCGAGGGCTGCCAGCAGCCCGAATTGCTGGTCTGGGTAGTCCGGCGCGATCGGAGCAGCGCACTCCACCACGGGATCGAAGTCACTCATAGCTGAATGGGAGCCGCCTGTTGTTTTGCAGCCGAACAGCTAGAGTTGGCGCACACCCCTCTGCCAACAGGCGAGTGCAGTTCGCCTGGACGGCTCTTCGATTTACAGGATTACTGCGCCCTTGTTGCCCTAGAACGCACGCTCAGATTCGCGTGCACTTTTACTTCCACAAGAAGTTGACCTGCTGCGCATCGAACTAGCTCCGGACAGCATTCTGGAAGTGGAGCTATGCCGGTACAAAGCCTACAGAGACGTCAGCAAAAAATACGAACCATTGGCTACCCAAACGTAGCTCGGGTCGTGTAGATAAATAACCTGAGACCTGCAATGCTAGTTCTCTCAGTGCCAGCACGGCACGCCAGAAGTCAATGTCGGTGAGGCTGTCATGTTCTTGGAAGGTCATCCACTACTTATGCTCCAGATATTTAACCTCCAAGAGCCGCCAGTATGCCTATGAAAACGAACACTCCAAAGATCGTCAGATCGACAGCTCCTATCACCATTGCTGTTGTGGCCTCCTTGAGGATATGAGCAGGAACAGCGATTTCCATCAGCGTCTTCCGCGAATCAAGGGCCATC
Coding sequences:
- a CDS encoding helicase, whose translation is MSEKILAEGQILSGSLFDEPMRVETVRPNGPDTWVVGLVGTQSERFRSVILTTRDIEALTILDARHSYDGDGRLVRLGLQAYSLGIAYEFDPYFGLSISRVDPLPHQLEAVYDHLLKLARVRFLLADDAGAGKTIMAGLLIRELEL